A section of the Streptomyces sp. NBC_00178 genome encodes:
- a CDS encoding molybdopterin-dependent oxidoreductase, with product MRDRLLQARAHLPSPRFPLPTEPAFWRSPVRGARFTAVLGVVLLAGITLIFVTGLLSYAAYNPDLAAVNDKTPDKGWLGFYLFDWPTGPHWLYRLTQGVHVTLGIVLVPVLLAKLWSVVPKLFALPPARSAGHALERLSLLLLVGGALFEFVTGLLNIQLEYLFPGSFYPLHFYGAWVFIAAFLAHTCLKLPRALRVLRAGLPVGEKDGLAPPNPAPPTVSRRGALAVVGAGSLLLLVTSAGRSFDGGLRRTALLTPRGGAEPGPGPNGFQINKTAAKVGITPADTGDRWRLTVVGPAGETRLTRAELLAMGQHSAALPIACVEGWSTSDQWWRGVRLRDLAALAGFPDEPPGVLVESLQRSGPFRTVALRGNQVRDPLSLLALGVNGEALSPDHGYPARVIVPAAPGVMNTKWVTRLTFGEL from the coding sequence ATGCGCGACAGACTCCTGCAGGCCCGTGCACACCTCCCCTCTCCCCGTTTCCCGCTTCCGACCGAGCCCGCGTTCTGGCGCAGTCCGGTGCGCGGGGCCCGCTTCACGGCCGTGCTCGGTGTGGTGCTCCTCGCGGGGATCACCCTGATCTTCGTGACCGGACTGCTGTCGTACGCCGCGTACAACCCGGACCTCGCCGCCGTGAACGACAAGACACCGGACAAGGGGTGGCTCGGGTTCTACCTGTTCGACTGGCCCACCGGGCCGCACTGGCTCTACCGGCTGACGCAGGGGGTCCACGTCACGCTGGGCATCGTCCTCGTGCCCGTCCTGCTGGCGAAGCTGTGGTCGGTGGTGCCGAAGCTCTTCGCGCTGCCGCCGGCGCGGTCGGCCGGACACGCCCTGGAGCGTCTGTCGCTGCTGCTGCTCGTGGGCGGGGCGCTCTTCGAGTTCGTCACCGGACTGCTGAACATCCAGTTGGAGTACCTGTTCCCCGGCTCCTTCTATCCGCTGCACTTCTACGGGGCATGGGTCTTCATCGCCGCGTTCCTGGCCCACACCTGCCTGAAACTCCCCCGGGCGCTGCGGGTACTGCGCGCCGGACTGCCCGTCGGGGAGAAGGACGGACTGGCCCCTCCGAATCCCGCCCCGCCGACCGTGTCCCGGCGTGGTGCCCTCGCCGTCGTGGGGGCGGGGTCGCTGCTCCTGCTGGTCACGTCCGCCGGCCGGAGCTTCGACGGCGGGCTGCGGCGCACCGCCCTGCTGACCCCGCGCGGCGGGGCCGAGCCGGGGCCGGGGCCCAACGGGTTCCAGATCAACAAGACCGCCGCGAAGGTGGGCATCACGCCGGCCGACACGGGGGACCGCTGGCGGCTCACCGTCGTCGGCCCGGCCGGGGAGACCCGGCTGACCCGGGCCGAGCTGCTGGCGATGGGGCAGCACAGCGCGGCGCTGCCCATCGCGTGCGTGGAGGGCTGGTCGACGTCCGACCAGTGGTGGCGCGGAGTGCGGCTGCGCGACCTCGCCGCACTCGCCGGATTCCCGGACGAACCGCCCGGGGTGCTGGTCGAGTCCCTCCAGCGCAGCGGGCCGTTCCGGACGGTGGCGCTCAGGGGGAACCAGGTGCGCGACCCGCTGTCACTGCTCGCGCTGGGTGTCAACGGGGAGGCCCTGTCGCCGGATCACGGTTACCCGGCCCGCGTCATCGTGCCGGCCGCCCCCGGCGTGATGAACACCAAATGGGTGACCCGCCTGACGTTCGGGGAGCTGTGA
- a CDS encoding SDR family oxidoreductase produces MRVAVAGGTGLVGRLVVGELTAAGHEPVVLSRARGVDLVRGTGLDGALSGVDVVVDVSNVTTLSRRRAVGFFDSAGHRLLDAAAGAGVRHHVALSIVGVDRVAHGYYAGKLRQEEIVAEGRVPWTVLRATQFHEFVGQTLQQMPRRLAVVPRMTTRPVAAREVARHLVELALAPPRGMAPELAGPRVEQLVDLVRRLLAARQERRLVVPLWLPGAAGAAMRGDGQLPLGQGPRGSETFDEWLVRTGGREG; encoded by the coding sequence ATGCGGGTGGCGGTGGCCGGCGGGACCGGCCTGGTGGGACGTCTGGTCGTCGGCGAACTGACGGCCGCGGGACACGAGCCGGTCGTGCTGTCCCGGGCACGCGGGGTGGACCTCGTCCGGGGCACCGGCCTCGACGGGGCCCTGTCCGGTGTGGACGTGGTCGTCGACGTGAGCAACGTGACGACGCTCAGCAGGCGCAGGGCGGTCGGGTTCTTCGACTCGGCCGGCCACCGCCTGCTGGACGCGGCCGCGGGTGCCGGGGTGCGCCACCACGTGGCGCTGTCGATCGTCGGCGTCGACCGGGTCGCCCACGGCTACTACGCGGGCAAGCTGCGCCAGGAGGAGATCGTGGCGGAGGGCCGGGTGCCGTGGACCGTGCTGCGGGCCACGCAGTTCCACGAGTTCGTCGGCCAGACGCTCCAGCAGATGCCGAGGCGGCTGGCCGTGGTGCCCCGGATGACCACCCGGCCGGTGGCGGCCCGGGAGGTCGCCCGGCATCTGGTGGAACTGGCCCTCGCTCCCCCGCGGGGGATGGCCCCGGAGCTCGCCGGACCGCGGGTGGAGCAACTCGTGGACCTGGTGCGCAGGCTGCTCGCCGCCAGGCAGGAGCGCCGCCTCGTGGTGCCCCTGTGGCTGCCCGGAGCGGCGGGGGCCGCCATGCGGGGCGACGGTCAGTTGCCCCTGGGACAGGGGCCGAGGGGCTCGGAGACCTTCGACGAGTGGCTCGTCCGCACCGGCGGGCGGGAGGGCTGA
- a CDS encoding class I SAM-dependent methyltransferase codes for MSTVLPPAGPGSAPWATADPYARALSEGRGPLFLRRKDGWLLPLDVERWCAEADAADLAALRRSEGAVIDIGCGPGRLVAALAARGHRALGIDVSEAAIGRTQRIGGSALRRSVFEPLPGEGRWGTALLIDGNIGIGGDPGALLRRVAAVLAPGGLLITEAAPHDVDERVQVRLDDGRGPAGAGPHFPWARVGVSALLGYARQEDWKPVDQWEDDGRPFLALRRSRRVRNTSQSADTANSAAVISSQFPRNLSGDSPLAGS; via the coding sequence ATGAGCACGGTCCTGCCGCCGGCGGGCCCGGGTTCCGCCCCGTGGGCCACCGCCGATCCGTACGCGCGCGCGTTGAGCGAGGGCCGCGGCCCGCTCTTCCTCCGGCGGAAGGACGGGTGGCTGCTGCCCCTCGACGTCGAACGCTGGTGCGCGGAGGCCGACGCCGCGGACCTGGCCGCCCTGCGCCGCAGCGAGGGCGCGGTCATCGACATCGGCTGCGGCCCCGGCCGTCTGGTCGCCGCCCTGGCCGCGCGCGGACACCGGGCCCTGGGCATCGACGTGAGCGAGGCCGCCATCGGACGCACCCAGCGGATCGGCGGATCGGCGCTCCGCCGCAGCGTGTTCGAGCCGCTGCCCGGCGAAGGACGCTGGGGTACGGCCCTGCTCATCGACGGCAACATCGGCATCGGCGGCGACCCCGGTGCGCTGCTCCGCCGGGTGGCCGCCGTGCTCGCCCCGGGCGGACTGCTCATCACCGAGGCCGCCCCCCACGACGTGGACGAGCGGGTCCAGGTGCGCCTCGACGACGGCCGCGGGCCGGCGGGAGCGGGCCCCCACTTCCCGTGGGCCCGCGTCGGCGTGTCCGCCCTGCTCGGCTACGCCCGGCAGGAGGACTGGAAGCCCGTCGATCAGTGGGAGGACGACGGACGCCCGTTCCTCGCCCTGCGCCGCTCCCGCCGGGTCCGCAATACGAGCCAGAGCGCCGACACCGCGAACAGCGCGGCGGTGATCAGCAGCCAGTTCCCCAGGAACCTGTCCGGGGACAGCCCGCTCGCCGGTTCGTAG
- a CDS encoding cytochrome P450 yields the protein MNAPTQAPAHRVRGTEGADLADPAFWRLPRSRRLSEFARLRELDAPVRFTPGNGSRTPFYALVRHADVRAASRQPLLFASAPGATSPEPAPWAKALFGNSMVNMDGPGHAGLRRTISRAFTPRLLAAAEENISAVAARLVDETAAEGPGDFMRSAASRMPFEVICDLMGIPARHRTAILARIDDASEYVGVQRRGRARLRVPGRGLRSLARMQFEMAGIARERRRVPADDVISALVRADVDGRALSSRELGAFFSLLLVAGVETTRNAIAHGLVLLTAHPEQRALLRSDFERYADGAVDEIVRHSTPIIQFRRTVAAECELGGRTFLPGEKAVLLYASANRDASVFADPDAFDITRSPNPHLGYGGGGPHHCLGAHLAKLEMKALFRTMLERLGDVRSVGEPGLVDSNFDNRVGTLPYAF from the coding sequence ATGAACGCGCCGACGCAGGCACCCGCCCACCGCGTGCGAGGGACGGAGGGTGCGGACCTCGCCGACCCGGCGTTCTGGCGGCTCCCGCGGTCGCGGCGCCTGTCGGAGTTCGCGCGGCTCCGGGAACTCGACGCCCCGGTCCGCTTCACGCCGGGCAACGGGTCGCGCACACCCTTCTACGCCCTCGTCAGGCACGCCGACGTGCGGGCGGCCAGCCGGCAGCCGCTCCTCTTCGCGAGCGCGCCCGGGGCCACCTCTCCGGAACCGGCGCCCTGGGCGAAGGCGCTGTTCGGCAACTCCATGGTGAACATGGACGGTCCCGGGCACGCGGGTCTGCGCAGGACCATCTCGCGCGCCTTCACACCGCGGCTGCTCGCCGCGGCCGAGGAGAACATCTCCGCCGTCGCCGCGCGGCTGGTCGACGAGACGGCCGCCGAGGGCCCTGGTGACTTCATGCGGTCGGCGGCCTCGCGCATGCCCTTCGAGGTCATCTGCGACCTGATGGGCATCCCCGCCCGCCACCGCACCGCGATCCTCGCCCGGATCGACGACGCGTCGGAGTACGTCGGGGTGCAGCGCCGCGGCCGGGCGCGGCTGCGCGTGCCCGGCCGGGGTCTGCGCTCGCTGGCCCGCATGCAGTTCGAGATGGCGGGCATCGCCCGGGAGCGGCGTCGCGTCCCGGCGGACGACGTGATCTCGGCGCTCGTGCGCGCCGACGTCGACGGGCGGGCCCTGTCCTCCCGCGAGCTCGGCGCGTTCTTCTCGCTGCTTCTCGTGGCCGGTGTGGAGACCACCCGGAACGCGATCGCCCACGGGCTGGTCCTGCTGACCGCGCATCCGGAGCAGCGGGCGCTCCTGAGGTCCGATTTCGAGCGGTACGCCGACGGCGCCGTGGACGAGATCGTCCGCCACTCGACGCCCATCATCCAGTTCCGCCGCACGGTCGCCGCCGAATGCGAGCTGGGAGGGCGCACGTTCCTGCCCGGGGAGAAGGCCGTGCTCCTGTACGCGTCGGCGAACCGGGACGCCTCGGTCTTCGCGGACCCCGACGCCTTCGACATCACCCGGTCGCCGAATCCGCACCTGGGCTACGGCGGCGGCGGGCCGCACCACTGTCTGGGCGCGCATCTGGCGAAACTGGAGATGAAGGCCCTGTTCCGGACCATGCTCGAACGGCTGGGAGACGTACGGTCGGTGGGAGAGCCGGGGCTGGTCGACTCGAATTTCGACAATCGTGTCGGCACCCTCCCCTACGCATTCTGA
- a CDS encoding glycoside hydrolase family 26 protein: MPAQRRLINFGIGATAFGLLVSGAVLVGHDGADTEAGKGSARSAPEPAGTTAIGAYLHYGPKGVQRMAELSRWLGGTELRVGHSYLPGDVWQNIEGRPGFLAYWAAWRRADANRMFVLNTPMMERNEDRVSDREVRSLLRAGVDGQYDEHFRRLAERLVLLGIPDTVLVLGWEMNGTTYTHRCGPDPVAWKAYWKRIVTTMRSVPGQKFRFDFAPSRGRDAVPWTECYPGDDVVDIIGMDSYDQPPARTFDEQVSEPYGLQKQVDFAAEHGKPISFPEWGLFRNGDNPEYMRRMLEWIDLHKPLYQTITDYCPHGVWQCSENPLSSAVFRDKLSGLPNAEPSAPAPDPSGTPAVPKPDKPTPTVPVPDPNADEWCVSLPLSDWFGQWLTDREFCVRR; the protein is encoded by the coding sequence GTGCCCGCACAGCGCCGTCTCATCAATTTCGGCATCGGGGCGACCGCGTTCGGCCTCCTCGTGAGCGGTGCGGTCCTCGTCGGCCACGACGGCGCGGACACGGAGGCCGGCAAGGGCTCCGCTCGGAGTGCACCGGAACCGGCCGGAACGACGGCCATCGGGGCCTACCTGCACTACGGCCCCAAGGGCGTGCAGCGGATGGCCGAGCTGTCGCGGTGGCTCGGCGGCACGGAACTACGGGTCGGGCACAGCTATCTGCCGGGCGACGTGTGGCAGAACATCGAGGGCCGGCCCGGGTTCCTCGCCTACTGGGCCGCGTGGCGGCGCGCGGACGCGAACCGGATGTTCGTCCTCAACACGCCGATGATGGAGCGCAACGAGGACCGCGTCTCCGACCGCGAGGTGCGGAGCCTGCTGCGCGCCGGGGTCGACGGGCAGTACGACGAGCACTTCCGCAGACTGGCGGAGCGCCTGGTCCTGCTGGGCATCCCGGACACCGTGCTCGTGCTGGGCTGGGAGATGAACGGCACCACGTACACGCACCGCTGCGGCCCGGACCCCGTGGCCTGGAAGGCGTACTGGAAGCGCATCGTCACGACGATGCGGTCGGTGCCGGGCCAGAAGTTCCGTTTCGACTTCGCGCCGAGCAGGGGACGGGACGCGGTGCCCTGGACCGAGTGCTATCCGGGTGACGACGTCGTGGACATCATCGGCATGGACTCCTACGACCAGCCGCCCGCCCGGACCTTCGACGAGCAGGTCAGCGAACCCTACGGGCTGCAGAAGCAGGTCGACTTCGCGGCCGAGCACGGCAAGCCGATCTCCTTCCCGGAGTGGGGGCTGTTCCGCAACGGCGACAACCCGGAGTACATGCGCCGCATGCTGGAGTGGATCGATCTGCACAAGCCGCTCTACCAGACGATCACGGACTACTGCCCGCACGGGGTGTGGCAGTGCTCCGAGAACCCCCTGTCCTCGGCGGTCTTCCGGGACAAGCTGAGCGGGCTCCCGAACGCCGAGCCGTCCGCACCCGCGCCCGACCCGAGCGGGACGCCGGCCGTGCCGAAGCCGGACAAGCCCACGCCGACGGTGCCCGTCCCGGACCCCAACGCGGACGAGTGGTGCGTCAGCCTTCCGCTGAGCGACTGGTTCGGCCAGTGGCTGACGGACCGCGAGTTCTGCGTGCGACGCTGA
- a CDS encoding tyrosinase family oxidase copper chaperone: MNPNTRTGAEPAGPARRAVLRTAFTVAVVAATGGALAPVLLREQVDGAGDRRDAVGPERFSELYKGREIRGGVTPVVPAGTRPQAAAAGAVTTAPEADVRIDGRPLHVMRRADGSYLSAVNHYESYPTLLETARAAVDEIGAAQLSAAPPHAI, from the coding sequence ATGAACCCGAACACCCGCACCGGTGCGGAGCCGGCGGGCCCGGCCCGCCGCGCGGTCCTGCGGACCGCCTTCACCGTGGCCGTCGTCGCCGCCACCGGCGGAGCGCTCGCCCCGGTACTCCTGCGGGAGCAGGTGGACGGAGCGGGCGACCGGCGTGACGCCGTGGGGCCCGAGCGCTTCTCCGAGCTGTACAAGGGGCGCGAGATCCGCGGTGGGGTCACCCCGGTGGTCCCCGCGGGGACGCGGCCGCAGGCCGCCGCGGCGGGTGCGGTGACCACGGCGCCCGAGGCCGACGTCCGCATCGACGGCCGCCCCCTGCACGTGATGCGGCGCGCGGACGGGAGCTACCTCAGCGCCGTCAACCACTACGAGTCCTACCCCACGCTGCTCGAGACGGCCCGCGCGGCGGTCGACGAGATCGGCGCCGCACAGCTGTCGGCGGCGCCCCCGCACGCCATCTGA